One genomic window of Tachypleus tridentatus isolate NWPU-2018 chromosome 12, ASM421037v1, whole genome shotgun sequence includes the following:
- the LOC143233519 gene encoding corticotropin-releasing factor receptor 2-like, producing MSLKLGGDPTLQILGDYRTLNVNDSGRMDGLKELSSEQTSLVLCQLNFENDASMEGPICPPIWDSFYCWPATSGGQTISRTCSQIFDQNKVPVDTKSMREAHAYRICNESGDWLWGNWTNYTECLQLLRQEDENFSFSRMAVTYILFSCSLMSLVSLFLALFIFYYFKSLQCSRLRVHRNLVVALILHSILLVIISFPRVLQSQQLSYVDVDWFCKSILTLKMYAAMASINWMFVEGLLLHSRITISIFNKDAPFKLYYFIGWGFPLVCVVSWAASMSLFLDSPCWRGYGNTKYIWLITGPMITALLVNTVFLINVIRILVTKLRMSVSIETTQVRKAIKATALLFPLLGITHLLFCINPRDDSHLERAYMITNAVLQSSQGIFVAVLYCFMNSEVQTVMRNAYLRAVLRRNPNRCLIRGRGQSHTSATYLTNYDTTVSDTTHHKMSPSTNIMLPLHDVCLPEKYCGRKKLKAPEEKSDREIIFTF from the exons ATGTCTCTAAAACTCGGAGGAGACCCAACTCTTCAGATTTTGGGAGACTACAGAACATTAAATGTTAATGACTCGGGAAGAATGGACGGTTTAAAAGAACTTTCCTCTGAACAAACATCATTAGTTCTCTGCCAGCTGAACTTTGAGAATGATGCGTCTATGGAAG GGCCCATCTGCCCACCAATCTGGGACAGCTTCTATTGTTGGCCAGCGACGTCTGGCGGCCAGACTATCTCTAGAACTTGTTCTCAAATCTTCGATCAAAACAAAGTTCCAGTCGATACAAAATCTATGAGAGAAG ccCACGCCTACAGGATTTGTAACGAAAGCGGAGATTGGCTGTGGGGAAACTGGACCAACTACACTGAATGTCTGCAGCTACTGCGCCAA GAAGACGAGAATTTCTCCTTCAGCCGAATGGCTGTAACGTACATTCTGTTCTCGTGCTCCTTGATGTCGCTTGTGTCTCTCTTCCTGGCTTTGTTTATATTCTACTATTTCAA GTCACTTCAGTGTTCAAGACTTCGGGTTCACCGAAACCTGGTGGTAGCTCTCATTCTTCACTCAATTTTACTTGTCATAATCTCGTTCCCAAGAGTTCTGCAGTCACAGCAGTTATCATACGTCGATGTC GACTGGTTTTGTAAGTCAATACTGACTCTCAAGATGTACGCTGCCATGGCTAGCATTAACTGGATGTTTGTGGAAGGACTTCTTCTACACAGCCGGATCACCATCTCCATATTCAATAAGGATGCTCCTTTTAAACTCTATTACTTCATTGGTTGGG gtTTTCCTCTAGTTTGTGTAGTTTCCTGGGCCGCAAGCATGTCTCTGTTTCTAGATTCGCCATGTTGGAGAGGATAcggaaatacaaaatacatatggCTAATTACAGGGCCCATGATAACTGCGCTCTTG GTCAATACAGTGTTTCTGATCAATGTTATACGAATATTAGTAACCAAGCTCCGGATGAGTGTCTCTATAGAAACGACTCAAGTCAG GAAAGCCATCAAAGCTACCGCTCTTCTTTTCCCTCTACTTGGAATCACACACCTTCTCTTCTGCATCAATCCTCGTGACGATTCTCATCTGGAGAGGGCGTACATGATCACCAACGCTGTGCTCCAATCTTCCCAG GGAATATTTGTTGCAGTTCTCTACTGCTTTATGAATTCAGAG GTGCAGACTGTCATGCGAAACGCCTACTTGCGCGCCGTATTGCGGAGAAATCCCAATCGATGTTTAATTCGTGGTCGAGGACAATCACATACATCGGCCACGTACTTAACAAACTACGACACTACTGTTTCTGACACTACTCATCACAAGATGTCGCCATCTACAAACATTATGCTGCCACTACACGACGTATGTCTACCGGAGAAGTACTGTGGGAGAAAAAAACTTAAAGCGCCAGAAGAGAAGTCTGATCgtgaaataatttttacattttaa